A genomic stretch from Serratia sp. UGAL515B_01 includes:
- a CDS encoding tetratricopeptide repeat protein — MEGKFSGLIKIFATALLMKLELILFSGLLVSFISINIATASEKNNAYLEWKKEAEAGDIRKQVSFGKMSMNLGDYKNAMLFLSKAANKGDVESQYYVGLFYYYGKGVNKNNTKAAYWLEKAAIGGHAIAQSDISNFYKSGRGVDKNCEKARYWLSKSVVHGNDSSYLNMGNMHLDGICAPINMKEAAYWYSKSAENSNAQAQYNIGMMYKLGEGVKQDAFKASQYLMKSCDNGYEQACEYVN, encoded by the coding sequence CTCTGGGCTAATAAAAATTTTCGCAACTGCGTTATTAATGAAGTTAGAGTTGATTTTATTTAGTGGGTTGTTAGTGAGTTTTATTTCTATTAACATTGCTACTGCAAGTGAAAAAAACAATGCCTATCTTGAGTGGAAAAAGGAAGCAGAGGCTGGAGATATTCGAAAACAGGTTTCATTTGGTAAGATGTCGATGAACCTGGGTGACTACAAGAACGCCATGCTTTTTTTATCCAAAGCAGCAAATAAAGGGGATGTAGAATCTCAATATTATGTTGGACTTTTTTATTACTATGGAAAAGGTGTGAATAAAAACAATACCAAAGCAGCATATTGGTTAGAAAAGGCAGCAATAGGTGGGCATGCAATTGCGCAAAGTGATATATCTAATTTTTACAAAAGTGGCAGAGGGGTTGATAAAAATTGTGAAAAAGCAAGGTATTGGTTATCAAAGTCAGTAGTTCATGGTAACGATTCATCATATTTAAACATGGGAAACATGCACCTTGACGGTATATGCGCACCTATAAATATGAAAGAGGCTGCCTACTGGTATTCAAAGTCCGCAGAAAATTCTAACGCACAGGCCCAATATAATATAGGGATGATGTATAAATTAGGTGAAGGTGTAAAGCAAGATGCTTTTAAAGCAAGTCAATACTTGATGAAATCTTGCGATAATGGCTATGAGCAAGCATGTGAATATGTTAATTAA
- the traD gene encoding type IV conjugative transfer system coupling protein TraD, producing MSLNTRDFTQGGQVLKYMIGMFLQIMNIAAYWIFILSFLVFATWLFIKMTWEQIVHGGCYWLIKLFVIPLRKIFKEGQWNPYTFHFTKADGTTYAFTRNAAQVVSDPYFIALGEMFKTTAFWGWGIASFTFVGAIFGVTWYLGRKGRLQRENEMIGGRDLVTDVKVVNKILKKREKLSHLSLSGLHFVKYSEMQNFGLHGTVGTGKSTILNEFLSQIRANGDRAIVYDKGNNFIPLFYRQDRDVILNPLDKRCAAWNLWDECQTSSDYENFATTLIPDSGQGDPFWLLSARNLFSATARRLAKEGDRSIATLLKKLLSITLADLRAFLEGTDAANLVEGSIEKTAMTIRTVLTSYVRALRYLQGLDEAGKRPFNLRDWVATEDPEGDNSWVFVSSDGRNHNALKPLITAWLYLTMVNILGLSASRTRRIWLILDELPSLHKLPILPEFCAESRKFGGCTFIPIQNFPQLKEIYGANFAEAIWDLVNTRFFFRAPSGVVSDWVEHEIGEKRHLKFKDQYSYGIDIIRDGVQFSKDEVRESLVSYSDIQSLNDLQCYVTLPGDYPVVKLDLKRREYRSIAVDHIPRQVEEIFDPDIETSLENAESEVDNLTAKLLNKVFNTQSESNETHQDEGKPSNQEPSDEDSKTAGIQTARPQIINDPIPEMTKASSVATPVIPEHADESQMVRHRETPAFEIER from the coding sequence ATGAGCCTCAATACCCGCGACTTTACGCAGGGCGGGCAGGTATTAAAGTACATGATTGGCATGTTTTTGCAGATCATGAATATCGCCGCTTATTGGATTTTTATATTGTCATTTCTGGTGTTTGCTACATGGTTATTTATTAAAATGACATGGGAGCAGATTGTTCACGGTGGCTGTTATTGGCTAATTAAACTGTTTGTTATTCCATTGCGGAAAATATTCAAGGAAGGGCAATGGAATCCCTATACTTTCCATTTCACAAAGGCAGATGGTACAACCTATGCGTTTACACGGAATGCAGCACAGGTAGTTTCAGACCCCTATTTTATTGCTCTCGGTGAGATGTTTAAAACCACAGCATTCTGGGGGTGGGGCATTGCTTCATTTACTTTTGTTGGAGCAATATTCGGTGTGACATGGTATCTGGGCCGTAAAGGTCGCTTGCAGCGTGAGAATGAAATGATTGGTGGTCGTGACTTGGTCACCGATGTGAAAGTAGTCAATAAAATCCTAAAAAAAAGAGAGAAATTATCTCATTTATCCCTGTCTGGGCTGCATTTTGTTAAATACTCTGAAATGCAAAACTTTGGGCTTCACGGCACCGTGGGTACGGGTAAAAGTACCATCCTTAATGAATTTTTAAGTCAAATTCGGGCCAATGGTGATCGCGCTATTGTGTACGACAAAGGTAACAATTTTATCCCGCTCTTTTATCGCCAGGATCGCGACGTCATTCTCAATCCACTGGATAAGCGTTGCGCTGCGTGGAATCTGTGGGATGAATGCCAAACCAGTTCCGATTACGAAAACTTTGCCACGACGCTTATTCCTGACTCAGGGCAGGGTGATCCATTCTGGTTGTTGTCGGCACGTAATCTATTTTCTGCAACGGCTCGACGTTTGGCAAAGGAGGGGGATCGTTCAATAGCGACGTTACTGAAAAAGTTGTTGTCTATCACGCTTGCAGACCTTAGAGCATTTCTCGAAGGAACGGATGCAGCCAACCTGGTTGAAGGCAGTATTGAAAAGACAGCCATGACTATCCGTACTGTTTTGACCAGCTATGTCAGGGCATTACGTTACCTGCAAGGACTGGATGAAGCAGGAAAACGCCCGTTTAACCTTCGGGATTGGGTAGCAACAGAAGATCCAGAGGGGGATAACTCCTGGGTATTTGTCTCCAGTGATGGTAGGAATCATAACGCACTGAAACCCCTGATCACCGCGTGGCTGTATCTTACGATGGTCAACATTCTGGGATTGAGTGCCAGCCGGACACGCAGGATTTGGCTCATTCTGGACGAGTTGCCCTCTCTTCACAAATTGCCTATTTTGCCGGAATTTTGTGCGGAGTCGCGTAAGTTTGGGGGGTGTACATTCATTCCTATCCAGAACTTCCCGCAATTGAAGGAAATTTATGGCGCTAACTTTGCCGAGGCCATCTGGGACTTGGTTAATACCCGCTTTTTCTTCCGTGCGCCAAGCGGTGTTGTTTCTGATTGGGTAGAGCATGAAATAGGCGAAAAGCGGCATCTTAAGTTTAAAGATCAATACAGCTACGGTATCGATATTATTCGTGATGGTGTCCAGTTCTCAAAAGATGAAGTTCGGGAATCCCTGGTCAGTTATTCCGATATCCAAAGCCTCAATGACCTGCAGTGCTATGTCACACTGCCTGGGGATTACCCGGTCGTTAAGCTGGATCTGAAAAGACGTGAGTACCGGAGCATTGCGGTTGACCACATACCGCGCCAGGTTGAAGAGATTTTTGATCCTGATATTGAAACGTCATTGGAGAATGCAGAAAGCGAAGTCGATAACCTGACGGCAAAATTGCTGAACAAAGTCTTTAATACGCAAAGCGAGAGTAATGAAACCCATCAGGATGAGGGCAAGCCAAGCAATCAAGAGCCTTCTGATGAAGACAGCAAGACAGCGGGCATACAGACAGCCAGGCCGCAGATCATAAACGATCCAATACCAGAAATGACAAAAGCCTCTTCAGTAGCAACGCCAGTCATACCCGAACATGCTGATGAGTCGCAGATGGTACGGCATCGGGAAACACCTGCATTTGAGATTGAGAGGTAA
- the mobF gene encoding MobF family relaxase translates to MLSVSNVKSAAKGSVYYFEEDNYYFQGEQSTVWYGAGAESLGLEGAVDPATFKAVLEGKLPDGSDLTHMVGSENKHRPGYDLTFSAPKSVSILALVYGDQSVLEAHKWATEKALNEVEKLASTRKYSDGQTVYEQTGNLVIAQFLHDTNRNSEPHLHTHAVVANATLSGDGWKTLSSDTKNGRGFTDTVWNQQVSIGAIYRRYLRGKLEQDGHIIEEKGSRGEWDIVGIPVEPLSTRRKEILEQAGPDASEKSKSVAALDTRKEKDFSDIESVREGWRETMREAGFDHTTYEQARGERKGQLDSAYSMDSADTPKNGLSVVVDAAIEQVSRKSVRFTFDSVLTNVLNQIPVRDGVLEQAKQALDIAIEKGALIAVDKNQTLFTSAIHIRDEQRLSQLAGRMAERRSGLVAAVDARDITAKVADRDRGLTLIDARGGTDFQRDLLGKLVGLAEENNKTPVVIASTVKEKKALSSHTSTLVLTPEEVGEYAEKSRLPEKPVFIVSEAERINVPTLYGILQTADKADASTVVIDTHTRRTTGFASEVLRTAGVPVLTTTPGTEKGSLTLVQKDTVDDRMQVAARYVSQQKAAGFHVVAQAGNERTRGQLTREIRAALQENGLIGEKVTTVTALSQVWLDSDNRRLRSTYQPGMVLERTEGKEIHERFTITGVNKDSHTLRVTDQKGQNRGLRISSIDGDYRLFKPRELQLNEGEQVKSTGDINGKGRAGEILRVAGIQRGNWLFREKLILEKSDGKTVKVRTDQPLKLDYGYTEGLGASRNTEGHVVAVLSGREVTDSTVNLLRRSGENIIAFTPLDDAAITARLENERTSVSVTQGIKSLAGKDDLTQALRELQNNRLAPKERAVRLAIDQVVGKDVTFSSLQVINEAMKIDKSLAPDVASAELARLERRGEIVPLDGTQGRLGDYVQRENWQSEVSILRHILEGKNSVEPLMPDAAARLKDKMEGLTSGQQKAAQMILESSDRFTSIQGSAGVGKTTQYRVIAAAVEQLDSGVQIKGLAPTHRAVSELQSAGIPAQTIASFISEQSQRQVTGEVTDFTRTLFVVDEGSMPGNRDLSEVTNIIATGNGRAVYSGDRKQLKPLESGAPFSLILDRSAADVAIMKEIVRQTPELRPAVEAIIAGDVNTAIELADKVAPGVVPREQDAWLPENSIVDLKDKQQSPVSLIADDFIGRTADAREKTLIVAELNADRRNINSAIHERLQERGVLGDSVTVQQLVRISNSMADLGHQGFWENNVGNVVRIGEEYLQVAGTDTRSSLVELQEDSGSSRWLSPLELRTSNVAIFTREEVEISVGDRLRLTSTDRDRMLKTNDLAVVTDVDSNGKVTIESDGRQVTLNPRQNPADQHFDYGYAVTTYSSQGASIEYVIALVGTEGARQRMAALDSTYVALSRAKEHVQVYADDLKDWIAEVTSDTGERQTVHDVLLRNDDVKASREVALWERSHAVADTRLNGKVDQTLTEAAHFSGGKTPELLYAVLNEHGRHRGNWHVPVSPTTGRLDIDSAYYEGARDGLMIVVQQGEQEGKPMQAASMAEAIVMMTEHPEQAVTILRVDAAAVVDTAKQDNSVDADTANLSMETQLEQERLKEQIASEKEDDSTDFRSERESDGGDIERDEEKLLRDTGRDIELENYYADDVEDPRNREMMNDEINIMRKEPTPENELELVKNLEKTME, encoded by the coding sequence ATGCTTTCAGTGTCGAATGTCAAAAGTGCCGCTAAAGGATCTGTGTATTACTTTGAGGAAGATAACTATTACTTTCAAGGGGAGCAATCGACAGTATGGTATGGCGCTGGCGCTGAATCATTGGGCTTGGAAGGGGCTGTAGACCCGGCTACCTTTAAGGCCGTATTGGAGGGAAAACTGCCGGATGGGAGTGATCTCACGCATATGGTGGGTAGCGAGAACAAGCACCGGCCAGGTTACGACCTGACGTTTTCAGCGCCCAAATCGGTGTCAATTCTGGCGTTAGTTTATGGCGACCAGTCTGTTCTTGAGGCCCACAAATGGGCGACGGAAAAGGCGCTGAATGAAGTTGAAAAGCTGGCATCGACCCGTAAGTACAGCGACGGCCAGACCGTATATGAACAGACGGGTAATCTGGTCATTGCTCAATTTCTCCATGACACCAACCGTAATAGTGAACCCCACCTGCATACACACGCTGTTGTTGCGAATGCTACCTTGAGCGGCGATGGGTGGAAAACGTTGTCGTCTGATACCAAAAACGGGCGGGGTTTTACGGATACGGTCTGGAATCAGCAGGTCAGCATCGGGGCTATCTATCGTCGGTATTTGCGGGGAAAACTGGAACAAGACGGTCATATTATTGAGGAAAAAGGCTCTCGTGGGGAATGGGATATTGTCGGTATCCCTGTTGAACCTCTCTCTACGCGCCGCAAAGAAATTCTGGAACAGGCGGGGCCGGATGCGAGTGAAAAATCCAAGAGTGTAGCGGCATTAGATACGCGAAAGGAAAAGGACTTCTCGGATATCGAGAGCGTCAGGGAAGGGTGGCGTGAAACGATGAGGGAAGCAGGGTTTGACCACACAACCTATGAGCAGGCTCGAGGAGAGCGAAAAGGGCAGTTGGACAGTGCGTACAGCATGGACTCAGCCGATACACCAAAGAACGGGTTATCTGTCGTGGTAGACGCGGCCATTGAGCAGGTATCTCGTAAAAGTGTGCGGTTTACCTTTGATTCTGTGCTGACAAATGTTCTGAATCAGATCCCCGTCAGGGACGGTGTTTTGGAACAGGCAAAACAGGCACTTGATATTGCGATAGAAAAAGGTGCACTTATCGCAGTCGATAAAAACCAGACGCTGTTTACTTCTGCAATCCATATCCGGGATGAACAGCGTTTATCTCAGTTGGCTGGCCGTATGGCAGAACGCCGTTCAGGGCTTGTGGCTGCCGTTGATGCGAGGGATATCACGGCCAAAGTTGCAGATCGTGATCGGGGGTTAACCCTGATTGATGCGCGTGGGGGGACTGACTTTCAGCGGGATCTCCTGGGTAAGCTTGTCGGGCTGGCGGAAGAGAACAACAAAACGCCAGTCGTGATCGCCAGTACGGTAAAAGAAAAGAAAGCTTTATCCAGTCATACCAGCACACTGGTGTTAACCCCAGAGGAAGTCGGAGAGTATGCCGAGAAAAGTAGGCTGCCGGAAAAGCCGGTATTCATCGTATCAGAAGCGGAACGGATAAATGTTCCTACGCTCTACGGCATACTGCAAACAGCTGACAAGGCCGATGCATCCACCGTTGTTATCGATACTCATACACGAAGAACTACAGGATTTGCAAGCGAAGTGTTGCGCACAGCTGGCGTCCCTGTTCTGACAACGACACCAGGAACAGAAAAGGGCAGTCTGACACTGGTACAAAAAGATACGGTTGATGACCGCATGCAGGTTGCAGCGCGGTATGTGAGCCAGCAGAAAGCCGCTGGCTTTCATGTGGTTGCACAGGCAGGAAATGAACGTACACGGGGCCAACTGACAAGAGAAATCCGGGCGGCACTTCAGGAAAATGGTCTGATTGGGGAGAAAGTCACCACGGTAACTGCACTTTCTCAGGTATGGCTAGACAGCGATAACCGGCGTCTACGCAGTACCTACCAACCGGGTATGGTGCTGGAAAGAACGGAAGGTAAAGAAATTCATGAACGGTTCACCATCACAGGCGTAAATAAGGACAGCCATACTTTACGGGTGACGGATCAGAAAGGGCAGAATCGTGGGTTACGGATTAGCAGCATCGATGGTGATTATCGGCTGTTTAAGCCTCGTGAATTACAACTGAATGAAGGCGAGCAGGTAAAAAGCACCGGTGACATCAACGGAAAAGGGCGTGCCGGTGAAATCTTGCGCGTTGCGGGTATCCAACGTGGGAACTGGTTGTTCCGTGAAAAACTGATCCTGGAGAAGTCAGACGGCAAAACCGTGAAGGTCAGAACTGACCAGCCTCTGAAGCTCGATTATGGCTATACGGAAGGGTTGGGGGCAAGTCGTAACACTGAAGGCCATGTTGTTGCGGTGTTGAGTGGGCGGGAGGTGACTGACAGCACGGTAAACCTGTTGCGGCGTAGCGGCGAGAACATCATTGCCTTTACCCCGCTGGATGACGCCGCCATCACAGCAAGGCTTGAGAATGAAAGAACGTCAGTCTCGGTGACACAGGGTATCAAGTCTCTGGCCGGGAAAGACGATCTGACTCAGGCATTACGGGAATTGCAGAATAACCGACTTGCCCCAAAGGAAAGGGCCGTCAGGCTGGCGATAGACCAGGTCGTTGGGAAAGACGTGACCTTTTCTTCCCTGCAGGTCATTAATGAGGCAATGAAAATAGACAAGTCCCTAGCACCGGATGTCGCCAGTGCGGAGCTTGCCAGGCTGGAGCGCAGGGGGGAAATTGTTCCTCTTGATGGGACTCAGGGTCGCCTGGGGGATTATGTTCAGCGGGAAAACTGGCAAAGCGAGGTGTCTATTCTGCGTCATATCCTGGAAGGGAAAAACAGTGTAGAGCCGCTGATGCCCGATGCTGCCGCACGTCTGAAAGATAAAATGGAAGGGTTAACATCTGGTCAACAAAAAGCGGCACAAATGATCCTGGAGTCCAGCGATCGGTTCACTTCGATTCAAGGTTCTGCGGGTGTCGGTAAGACCACGCAATATCGTGTGATAGCCGCCGCTGTTGAACAGCTCGATAGCGGCGTTCAGATTAAGGGGTTGGCACCGACTCATCGGGCAGTCAGTGAACTTCAGAGTGCAGGTATCCCCGCACAGACCATTGCCAGCTTTATCAGTGAACAATCGCAACGGCAGGTTACAGGGGAAGTGACGGACTTCACCCGGACACTGTTTGTGGTTGATGAAGGTTCCATGCCGGGCAACCGTGATCTGTCCGAGGTAACGAATATCATTGCTACCGGGAATGGACGAGCCGTTTACAGCGGTGACAGAAAGCAGTTAAAACCTTTGGAATCTGGTGCGCCTTTTTCATTGATACTGGATAGAAGCGCCGCTGATGTCGCGATTATGAAAGAAATCGTGAGGCAAACGCCTGAACTTAGGCCAGCGGTGGAAGCTATCATTGCTGGCGATGTAAACACGGCCATCGAACTGGCAGATAAAGTGGCACCTGGTGTTGTTCCGAGGGAACAGGATGCCTGGCTCCCGGAAAACAGTATCGTTGATCTGAAAGATAAGCAGCAGTCACCGGTCAGCCTGATAGCCGATGACTTTATTGGCCGCACAGCTGACGCGAGGGAAAAGACACTTATCGTTGCTGAACTGAATGCGGATCGTCGAAATATCAACAGTGCCATTCACGAACGGTTACAGGAAAGGGGCGTTTTGGGTGACAGTGTCACTGTCCAGCAGTTGGTCAGGATAAGTAACAGTATGGCTGATTTGGGGCATCAGGGTTTTTGGGAAAATAATGTCGGGAATGTTGTTCGAATTGGTGAAGAGTATCTGCAGGTTGCCGGAACTGATACCCGAAGCAGCCTGGTTGAATTGCAGGAGGATTCAGGCTCCAGTCGATGGCTTTCACCGTTGGAATTGCGTACATCGAATGTGGCCATATTTACACGGGAAGAGGTAGAAATATCGGTAGGGGATCGGTTACGTCTCACGTCAACAGACAGGGACAGGATGCTGAAAACAAACGATCTGGCTGTCGTTACGGATGTGGATAGCAATGGGAAAGTAACCATAGAGTCTGATGGGCGACAAGTTACGTTAAACCCTAGACAGAACCCGGCAGATCAGCATTTTGATTACGGTTATGCGGTAACAACATACAGTTCACAGGGGGCGTCAATCGAGTATGTCATCGCCCTGGTGGGGACAGAGGGGGCCCGTCAGCGTATGGCAGCACTGGACAGTACCTATGTCGCGTTGTCTCGCGCTAAAGAGCATGTCCAGGTATACGCTGATGATCTCAAGGACTGGATAGCGGAAGTGACCTCGGATACGGGGGAGCGACAAACCGTTCATGATGTCCTGTTACGTAATGATGATGTTAAGGCGTCACGTGAAGTGGCGTTGTGGGAAAGGAGTCATGCTGTCGCTGATACGCGGCTGAATGGCAAGGTCGATCAAACCCTGACTGAAGCAGCCCATTTTAGTGGCGGGAAGACACCAGAGCTGCTTTACGCCGTTTTGAACGAGCATGGTAGACATCGCGGTAACTGGCATGTGCCGGTATCACCCACAACGGGGCGTCTGGATATTGATAGCGCGTACTATGAAGGTGCCCGCGATGGGTTGATGATTGTAGTTCAGCAAGGTGAGCAAGAGGGGAAACCTATGCAGGCGGCATCAATGGCGGAGGCTATTGTTATGATGACAGAACATCCCGAACAGGCTGTGACTATTCTTCGTGTTGATGCTGCAGCTGTGGTTGATACAGCGAAACAGGACAATAGCGTAGATGCTGATACCGCTAACCTCAGTATGGAGACTCAACTGGAGCAAGAACGACTTAAAGAGCAGATTGCCAGTGAAAAAGAAGATGACAGCACTGATTTTCGCAGTGAACGTGAATCAGACGGTGGCGATATTGAAAGGGATGAAGAGAAACTGTTACGTGATACTGGTCGTGATATCGAGTTGGAAAATTACTATGCTGATGACGTTGAAGACCCTCGTAATCGTGAAATGATGAATGATGAAATTAACATCATGCGCAAAGAACCCACCCCAGAGAATGAGCTGGAGTTGGTTAAAAATTTAGAGAAAACAATGGAATAA
- the repA gene encoding replication regulatory protein RepA, producing the protein MSQIENAVTPAPKRVYRKGNPLSSAEKKRLSLLRKKSTHKELNIFIQNSHKENLQKLCEETGTSQARMIELLIEREMAKKPNY; encoded by the coding sequence GTGTCGCAGATTGAAAATGCAGTGACTCCCGCACCGAAACGAGTCTACAGAAAGGGTAATCCCCTGTCTTCTGCTGAGAAGAAGAGATTATCTCTGCTAAGAAAGAAAAGTACTCACAAAGAGCTGAATATCTTTATTCAGAACTCACATAAAGAAAATCTACAAAAACTTTGTGAAGAAACAGGAACAAGCCAGGCCCGTATGATTGAGTTGCTTATTGAGCGGGAAATGGCGAAAAAACCTAATTACTGA
- the tap gene encoding RepA leader peptide Tap — protein sequence MLRKVQYLLCLLLLCNISAGVFG from the coding sequence ATGCTCAGAAAAGTTCAATACCTTCTGTGTTTACTCCTTCTGTGCAACATAAGCGCAGGAGTATTTGGTTAG